The following proteins are co-located in the Microvirga ossetica genome:
- the lptB gene encoding LPS export ABC transporter ATP-binding protein: MDSDQPVKPLFNRSQPGSSHVSLLDARPAGTAPHVVSRGESEAVFGGPGILAVKGLQKSYRGRTVVQDAGLNVRAGEAVGLLGPNGAGKTTIFYMITGLVGADRGIISLDGHDVTGLPMYRRARLGIGYLPQEASIFRGLNVEDNIRAVLEIVEPSRKERERKLDALLDEFNITRLRKAPSIALSGGERRRCEIARALAGEPTFMLLDEPFAGIDPIAVGDIQNLVRHLTRRGIGVLITDHNVRETLGLIDRAYIIHSGRVLTEGAPEAIVSNEEVRRLYLGEDFRL; the protein is encoded by the coding sequence ATGGACAGCGATCAGCCTGTGAAACCGCTTTTCAACCGTTCTCAACCCGGTTCCTCCCATGTGAGCCTTCTCGACGCCCGCCCGGCCGGGACGGCTCCGCACGTCGTCTCCCGCGGCGAGAGCGAGGCCGTCTTCGGCGGCCCCGGCATCCTGGCGGTCAAAGGCCTGCAGAAGAGCTATCGCGGCCGCACCGTGGTGCAGGATGCCGGCCTGAACGTGCGCGCGGGCGAGGCCGTGGGCCTGCTCGGCCCCAACGGCGCCGGCAAAACCACCATCTTCTATATGATCACCGGCCTCGTCGGCGCGGATCGCGGCATCATCAGCCTCGACGGTCACGACGTGACCGGCCTGCCCATGTATCGCCGCGCGCGGCTCGGCATCGGCTATCTGCCGCAGGAGGCCTCGATCTTCCGCGGCCTCAATGTCGAGGACAATATCCGCGCGGTGCTCGAGATCGTCGAGCCGAGCCGCAAGGAGCGCGAGCGCAAACTCGACGCGCTGCTCGACGAATTCAACATCACCCGCCTGCGCAAGGCGCCCTCCATCGCGCTCTCGGGCGGCGAGCGGCGGCGCTGCGAGATCGCCCGGGCGCTCGCAGGCGAGCCGACCTTCATGCTGCTCGACGAGCCCTTCGCCGGCATCGATCCCATCGCGGTCGGCGACATCCAGAACCTCGTCCGTCACCTGACCCGCCGCGGCATCGGCGTGCTCATCACGGATCACAATGTCCGCGAGACGCTGGGCCTCATCGACCGCGCCTACATCATCCATTCCGGCCGCGTGCTCACCGAAGGCGCGCCGGAGGCCATCGTGTCGAACGAGGAGGTGCGCCGCCTCTATCTCGGCGAGGACTTCCGGCTTTAG
- a CDS encoding LptA/OstA family protein — MMTFSRAALAIALLSCLPAGAAFAQASKERAVGFGNFGSSKEPIKIDANKLDVFDKEGRAVFTGDVVAVQGESTMKCTIMTVFYEQRDQNGGQAAPSTQAADDSAIKKIDCKGPVTIVSRTQVATGENATFDRGSNKIMLVGNATLSDGPNVTKGERVLYDINTGVANIETTPGGRVRALFVPGNGGPAPTGAGNAAPGAGTAKPKPQQKPATN, encoded by the coding sequence ATGATGACTTTCTCACGCGCTGCCCTCGCCATCGCGCTCCTCTCCTGCCTTCCTGCAGGAGCAGCCTTCGCTCAGGCAAGCAAGGAGCGCGCCGTCGGCTTCGGCAATTTCGGCTCCAGCAAGGAGCCGATCAAGATCGACGCCAACAAGCTCGACGTGTTCGACAAGGAAGGCCGCGCGGTCTTTACCGGCGACGTGGTCGCGGTTCAGGGCGAGAGCACGATGAAGTGCACGATCATGACCGTGTTCTACGAGCAGCGTGACCAGAATGGCGGCCAGGCCGCACCTTCGACACAGGCTGCCGACGACAGCGCCATCAAGAAGATCGACTGCAAGGGGCCGGTCACCATCGTCTCGCGCACGCAGGTCGCGACCGGCGAGAACGCCACCTTCGACCGCGGCTCGAACAAGATCATGCTCGTCGGCAACGCCACCTTGAGCGACGGCCCGAACGTGACCAAGGGCGAGCGGGTGCTCTACGACATCAATACCGGCGTCGCCAATATCGAGACCACACCCGGCGGACGCGTGCGGGCGCTGTTCGTGCCCGGCAATGGCGGGCCTGCCCCGACCGGTGCCGGAAACGCCGCGCCGGGGGCAGGCACCGCCAAGCCCAAGCCGCAGCAGAAGCCGGCGACGAACTAG
- the lptC gene encoding LPS export ABC transporter periplasmic protein LptC produces MTLRHGAVPMVRRKGLHEVTGIQGIAMRESPALRPAERSRAFRKARRHSRWVRFAKVAIPLGALMGMAGVGVVAYYDPFRKIENLSFGSIGVSGTNVTMESPKLTGFKNDNRPYEVTASEATQDVRRPDLVNLKNLKARIVTDERGGVARLKAASGVLDTKREQMRLRDDIVVTTDSGYEVKLRSAFVRFKAGSVVSNQPVSVSFGNGTIDAEGLTVEDNGKVMSFKGRVRTVIEPSSSAPDAAGTSSTAKSPAPAPQQTSIRP; encoded by the coding sequence ATGACACTCCGGCATGGCGCCGTGCCGATGGTCAGGCGGAAGGGGTTGCACGAAGTGACGGGAATCCAGGGCATCGCCATGCGTGAGAGCCCGGCCTTGAGGCCGGCCGAACGGTCGCGCGCCTTCCGGAAGGCCCGCCGCCACTCCCGCTGGGTGCGATTCGCCAAGGTGGCCATCCCCCTCGGCGCCCTGATGGGCATGGCCGGTGTCGGCGTGGTCGCCTATTACGATCCGTTCCGGAAGATCGAGAACCTGAGCTTCGGCTCCATCGGGGTGAGCGGGACCAACGTCACCATGGAAAGCCCGAAGCTGACCGGCTTCAAGAACGACAACCGCCCCTACGAGGTGACCGCCAGCGAGGCCACGCAGGATGTGCGCCGGCCCGATCTCGTGAATCTGAAGAACCTCAAGGCGCGCATCGTGACCGACGAGCGCGGCGGCGTCGCCCGGCTCAAGGCGGCGAGCGGCGTTCTCGACACCAAGAGAGAGCAGATGCGGCTGCGTGATGACATCGTGGTCACCACGGATTCTGGCTACGAGGTCAAGCTCCGCTCGGCCTTCGTGCGCTTCAAGGCCGGTTCGGTCGTCTCCAACCAGCCCGTCTCCGTTTCCTTCGGCAACGGCACCATCGATGCGGAAGGGCTGACCGTCGAGGATAACGGCAAGGTCATGAGTTTCAAGGGCCGCGTCCGCACCGTCATCGAGCCTTCCTCCTCCGCCCCAGACGCAGCCGGCACGAGCTCCACGGCGAAGTCCCCGGCCCCCGCGCCCCAACAGACAAGTATCCGTCCATGA
- a CDS encoding ribonuclease D has translation MTARFHRGDLPATYRPGPAIAIDTETLGLNPHRDRLCVVQISTGDGTADVVQILKDGPLPANLIRVLSDESVLKIFHYARFDLAVLFHTFGIMPRPVYCTKVASRLVRTYTDRHGLKDLVREQLGIELSKQQQSSDWGADTLTPAQLDYAASDVLHLHALKDKLDRMLERENRLGIAHQCFGFLPTRAQLDLLGWEDTDIFAHS, from the coding sequence ATGACAGCACGCTTCCATCGCGGCGATCTGCCCGCGACCTACAGGCCCGGTCCCGCGATCGCCATCGATACGGAGACGCTCGGCCTCAATCCCCACCGGGACAGGCTCTGCGTGGTGCAGATCTCGACTGGGGACGGCACGGCCGACGTGGTGCAGATCCTGAAGGACGGGCCGCTGCCGGCGAACCTGATCCGCGTCCTCTCCGACGAGAGCGTGCTCAAGATCTTCCACTATGCCCGCTTCGATCTCGCGGTTCTGTTCCACACCTTCGGAATCATGCCGCGCCCGGTCTACTGCACCAAGGTCGCCTCAAGGCTCGTGCGCACCTATACCGACCGGCATGGCCTGAAGGATCTGGTGCGCGAGCAGCTCGGCATCGAATTGTCCAAGCAGCAGCAATCCTCCGATTGGGGCGCAGACACGCTCACGCCGGCCCAGCTCGACTATGCCGCCTCGGACGTGCTCCATCTGCACGCGCTCAAGGACAAGCTCGACCGGATGCTGGAGCGCGAGAACAGGCTCGGCATTGCGCATCAATGCTTCGGCTTCCTACCGACCCGGGCCCAGCTCGATCTGCTCGGCTGGGAGGACACCGATATTTTTGCCCATTCTTGA
- a CDS encoding sigma-70 family RNA polymerase sigma factor, with protein sequence MTVENSLKQQMLNSIPHLRAFAISLSGSVDRADDLVQTTLLKGLSNLDKFQPGTSMQAWLFTILRNDFLTQTRRRKREVEDPEGSWAEKVAVMPDQGAHLDFTDMMKALSKLPVDQREALLLVGAEGLSYEDAARICGTNIGTIKSRINRARNRLTELLKFDASDDLGPDRLIKAALLMHSTP encoded by the coding sequence TTGACGGTCGAAAACTCCCTCAAGCAGCAGATGCTCAATTCGATTCCGCACCTGAGGGCCTTCGCCATCTCCCTCTCCGGCAGCGTCGACAGGGCCGACGATCTGGTTCAGACCACTCTTCTCAAGGGCCTGAGCAACCTCGACAAGTTCCAGCCCGGCACCAGCATGCAGGCCTGGCTCTTCACGATCCTGCGCAACGACTTTCTCACGCAGACCCGCCGGAGAAAGCGTGAAGTCGAAGATCCGGAAGGATCCTGGGCCGAAAAGGTCGCCGTGATGCCGGACCAGGGCGCACATCTCGATTTCACCGACATGATGAAGGCCCTGAGCAAGCTTCCCGTCGACCAGCGTGAGGCGCTCCTGCTCGTCGGCGCCGAGGGCCTGTCCTACGAGGATGCGGCGCGCATCTGCGGCACGAATATCGGCACCATCAAGAGTCGCATCAACCGGGCCCGCAACCGCCTCACCGAACTGCTGAAATTCGATGCCAGCGACGATCTCGGCCCCGATCGTCTCATCAAGGCCGCGCTCCTGATGCACTCCACGCCCTGA
- a CDS encoding YihY/virulence factor BrkB family protein codes for MSSRAADRIKRSDRAGSSTSLDLPIPPAGPTMRFAPFLLRARSVLAAVAHAGRSFARNDGLAMASHVALSLVIALFPFLICVAALAAFLGAGRISTHIVHLLFDFWPEGVAGPLAREADKVLIPRRNVLTISIVLTLLVATNGVESLRVALCRAYGVQRFRPWWQARLIGVAFILIGAGALVASSVLVVLWPSIWRATVNSMPDLRSLGLTYDVVRYALASVVLVLGLVAAHLWLPDSRPRSWDVVPGIAATLVLWLAGASLYGEFLANMTHLKSTYAGLAGILTALIFLQISAAIFIFGAEVNAALRQRSETGEKGARSALSDSGTPAPQS; via the coding sequence TTGTCATCGCGTGCTGCGGATCGCATCAAGAGGTCGGATCGCGCAGGATCGTCCACCTCGCTCGATCTGCCGATCCCTCCCGCCGGACCGACGATGCGCTTCGCTCCCTTCCTTCTCCGCGCCCGATCCGTCCTTGCGGCCGTCGCCCATGCCGGCCGGAGCTTTGCGCGCAACGACGGCCTGGCCATGGCGAGCCATGTGGCGCTCTCGCTGGTGATCGCGCTGTTTCCCTTTCTAATCTGCGTCGCGGCGCTCGCGGCCTTCCTCGGAGCAGGGCGCATCTCGACCCATATCGTCCATCTGCTCTTCGACTTCTGGCCCGAGGGCGTGGCCGGCCCCCTGGCGCGGGAGGCCGACAAGGTTCTGATCCCACGCCGGAACGTGCTGACGATCAGCATCGTGCTGACCCTTCTCGTTGCCACCAACGGGGTCGAGAGCCTCCGGGTCGCCCTGTGCCGCGCCTATGGCGTGCAGCGCTTCCGGCCCTGGTGGCAGGCGCGGCTCATCGGCGTGGCTTTCATCCTCATCGGCGCGGGCGCCCTCGTCGCATCGTCGGTGCTCGTGGTGCTGTGGCCGTCGATCTGGCGGGCGACCGTGAACTCGATGCCCGATCTCCGCAGCCTGGGCCTCACCTACGACGTGGTCCGCTACGCTCTCGCATCCGTCGTGCTGGTGCTCGGCCTCGTCGCGGCGCATCTCTGGCTGCCCGATTCCCGGCCCCGCTCATGGGACGTGGTGCCCGGCATCGCGGCAACCCTCGTCCTGTGGCTCGCCGGCGCGAGCCTCTATGGCGAGTTCCTGGCCAACATGACCCACCTGAAATCCACCTATGCCGGTCTCGCGGGCATTCTGACGGCGCTCATCTTCCTGCAGATTTCAGCGGCGATCTTCATCTTCGGCGCCGAGGTCAATGCCGCACTGCGCCAGCGCAGCGAGACAGGCGAGAAGGGCGCCCGTTCAGCCCTGTCCGACAGCGGAACGCCCGCGCCGCAATCCTAG
- a CDS encoding adenylate/guanylate cyclase domain-containing protein: MSPQRKVERRLAAIFAADVAGYSRLMEADEAGTLRALTARREIMDALIDEHGGRIANTAGDSILAEFPSAVDAVQCAVDIQDRLDLEPEGRNLRFRIGVHVGDVVVREGDLLGDGVNVAARLQELAYPGSVCMSEVAYAYVRKLLPLTFSDLGLQRVKNMEEPVRAYAVKSGHHTSAGADHAKTLPLPDKPSIAVLPFTNLSGDPEQEYFADGLVEDIITGLSRVRSFFVIARNSSFTYKGRAVDVRQISRELGVHYVLEGSIRKVGSRVRIVGQLIDGMTGHHVWAERFDGDMSDIFELQDRVTESVVGAVEPSIRFEEIRLAHNKPTISVTAYDLYLRALPGFYRMTQDGFADARKLTNEALSVDPGFTLAKALGAYIRSISVSQCWHEPDDIRVAIRMAREVMAEARDDPTSLRFAAQVLAYSAKDYETALSAIERSLFLNPNSAQSYTSSGWVNTHASRPLIAIDHFHKAMRLSPVDPEKGIALSGIGMSYLMLEQFEDALKWGETALREMPGYGSSYRVVIGALVGLGRLDEAKVAADRLMEAFPTYTLTLQRQINPWRDQAFGQRYLDALQIAGIPE, from the coding sequence ATGAGCCCGCAGAGGAAGGTCGAGAGGCGGCTCGCCGCCATCTTCGCTGCCGACGTGGCAGGATACTCGCGGCTGATGGAGGCCGACGAGGCGGGGACCCTGCGCGCGCTCACGGCCCGTCGCGAGATCATGGACGCGCTCATCGACGAGCATGGCGGCCGGATCGCCAACACCGCGGGCGACAGCATCCTGGCCGAATTCCCGAGCGCGGTCGATGCGGTTCAATGCGCCGTCGACATCCAGGACCGGCTGGACCTGGAACCGGAGGGCCGAAACCTGAGGTTTCGCATCGGCGTGCACGTGGGCGACGTGGTCGTGCGGGAGGGCGACCTTCTCGGCGACGGCGTCAATGTCGCGGCGCGCCTGCAGGAGCTGGCCTATCCCGGATCCGTCTGCATGTCGGAGGTGGCCTATGCCTATGTGCGCAAGCTCCTGCCCCTCACGTTCAGCGATCTCGGGCTCCAGCGCGTGAAGAACATGGAGGAGCCGGTCAGGGCGTATGCGGTCAAGTCCGGCCATCATACATCGGCAGGTGCGGATCATGCCAAGACTCTGCCGCTGCCGGACAAGCCCTCGATCGCCGTGCTTCCCTTCACCAACCTGAGCGGCGACCCGGAGCAGGAATATTTCGCCGACGGCCTGGTCGAGGACATCATCACGGGCCTGAGCCGGGTGCGGTCGTTCTTCGTGATCGCCCGCAACTCGTCCTTCACCTACAAGGGCCGCGCCGTCGATGTCCGGCAGATCTCCCGCGAGCTCGGCGTTCACTACGTGCTGGAGGGCAGCATCCGGAAGGTGGGATCTCGCGTGCGTATCGTCGGCCAGCTCATCGACGGCATGACCGGGCATCATGTCTGGGCCGAGCGCTTCGACGGCGACATGAGCGACATCTTCGAATTACAGGACCGGGTGACGGAAAGCGTCGTCGGCGCGGTCGAGCCGAGCATCCGGTTCGAGGAGATCCGGCTCGCGCACAACAAGCCGACGATCTCCGTCACGGCCTACGATCTCTACCTGCGCGCTCTGCCCGGCTTCTACAGGATGACCCAGGATGGCTTCGCCGATGCCCGCAAGCTCACGAACGAGGCCTTGAGCGTCGATCCCGGCTTCACCCTCGCCAAGGCGCTCGGCGCCTATATCCGCAGCATCTCGGTGAGCCAGTGCTGGCACGAGCCCGACGACATCCGCGTCGCGATCCGGATGGCGCGCGAGGTGATGGCGGAAGCGCGCGACGACCCGACCAGCCTGCGCTTCGCCGCCCAGGTGCTCGCCTACAGCGCGAAGGACTACGAGACGGCGCTCAGCGCCATCGAGCGCTCGCTCTTCCTCAACCCGAACTCGGCCCAGAGCTATACCAGCAGCGGATGGGTCAACACCCATGCCAGCCGCCCGCTCATCGCCATCGACCATTTCCACAAGGCGATGCGGTTAAGCCCGGTCGATCCGGAGAAGGGCATCGCGCTGTCCGGCATCGGCATGAGCTACCTCATGCTCGAGCAGTTCGAGGATGCGCTCAAATGGGGCGAGACGGCTTTGCGCGAAATGCCCGGCTACGGTTCGTCCTATCGGGTCGTGATCGGTGCCCTCGTGGGGCTCGGGCGTCTGGACGAGGCCAAGGTCGCGGCGGACCGGCTGATGGAGGCTTTCCCGACCTACACGCTGACCCTGCAGCGGCAGATCAATCCCTGGCGCGACCAAGCCTTCGGGCAGCGCTATCTCGATGCGCTCCAGATCGCCGGTATTCCCGAATAG